In Cololabis saira isolate AMF1-May2022 chromosome 10, fColSai1.1, whole genome shotgun sequence, a single window of DNA contains:
- the si:rp71-1g18.1 gene encoding oocyte zinc finger protein XlCOF29 isoform X1, translating into MSLGSASLQAQVESVLGALVKAAALELVKLFESRTGASAEDAGHGEDNRENNKENNKEKQALDTLDAPCIGDTKRSIGVQVEEDFSLLLELSDTPLLSDESCLGEPKEMVVEGCLISLEDLLPEHNGREWSPLKDQIMAEAVDMVESSVLEAESPADNDVKTEVVLHELGQTSQGGSTPSTPADQKPIVIQADTTDASELKVKFVCPLILWPDSTAPKPEDSEKPIQAEPQQACVSTAKGTAYSPSSSDGTVTPTRDGVWERIPSPKDTHNHLQMKLKLASQDQKLLHPCAVQLVNVLTLPESELKTRSDAGNTHTAKHKSGWPLPKDLRRHQGAHTGHRLCCFTQCENGIWRLQNIVTHCRDGYICNICGKAFKHRKILRRHERFHTGERPYCCELCPKTFALRKNLRRHERFHTGERPHTCSQCGKSFRLRDNLKAHLRFHSGEKPFSCDKCGKLFRIMRNLESHQLSQCEFFIPSFRTIAGL; encoded by the exons ATGTCTTTGGGCTCGGCGAGCCTGCAGGCGCAGGTGGAGTCTGTGCTGGGCGCGCTGGTCAAAGCGGCGGCGCTGGAGCTGGTGAAGCTGTTCGAGAGCAGAACCGGAGCCTCGGCGGAGGATGCGGGCCACGGGGAGGACAACAGGGAAAACAACAAGGAAAACAACAAGGAAAAGCAAGCACTGGATACGCTGGACGCTCCGTGCATCGGAGACACGAAGCGCAGCATCGGTGTGCAAGTGGAGGAGGACTTCAGTCTGCTGCTGGAGCTCTCTG ATACCCCTCTCCTTTCAGATGAAAGCTGCCTGGGGGAGCCCAAAGAGATGGTGGTGGAAGGGTGTCTGATTTCATTAGAAGACCTCCTCCCTGAACACAATGGCCGAGAGTGGTCGCCCCTGAAGGATCAG ATCATGGCGGAAGCTGTTGATATGGTGGAGTCAAGTGTCCTTGAAGCAGAGTCTCCAGCTGATAACGATGTCAAAACAGAAGTTGTTTTGCATG AGTTAGGACAGACGTCACAGGGTGGATCTACGCCGAGTACGCCTGCTGACCAGAAGCCCATCGTGATTCAAGCAGACACAACTGATGCTTCAGAGTTGAAGGTGAAGTTTGTTTGTCCGTTAATTCTGTGGCCAGATTCTACAGCTCCCAAACCTGAGGATTCAGAAAAGCCCATTCAAGCGGAGCCTCAGCAAGCGTGCGTCAGCACCGCCAAGGGCACGGCCTACAGCCCGTCCTCATCCGATGGAACTGTAACCCCCACCCGGGACGGGGTCTGGGAAAGGATCCCCTCTCCAAAAGATACTCACAACCACCTCCAGATGAAACTGAAACTGGCGTCTCAGGATCAGAAGCTGCTGCACCCCTGTGCGGTGCAGCTCGTAAACGTGCTCACGCTGCCCGAGTCTGAGCTGAAGACTCGAAGCGACGCTGGAAACACTCACACCGCCAAGCACAAGTCAGGCTGGCCTCTACCCAAAGACCTCCGTCGCCATCAAGGTGCTCACACGGGCCACCGACTCTGCTGCTTCACCCAGTGTGAAAACGGCATCTGGCGTCTCCAGAACATCGTCACCCACTGCCGTGACGGATACATTTGCAACATCTGTGGGAAAGCATTCAAGCACAGGAAAATCCTCCGGCGTCACGAGCGCTTCCACACCGGAGAGAGGCCGTACTGTTGCGAGTTGTGCCCCAAGACATTCGCCCTGAGAAAGAACCTCCGCCGTCACGAGCGCTTTCACACGGGGGAGCGGCCGCACACCTGCTCGCAGTGCGGCAAGAGCTTCCGACTGCGAGACAACCTGAAAGCACACTTGAGGTTTCACTCCGGAGAGAAGCCTTTCAGCTGTGACAAGTGCGGTAAGCTGTTCAGGATCATGAGGAATCTGGAGAGTCACCAACTGAGCCAATGCGAATTCTTCATCCCGTCATTTAGAACGATCGCTGGCTTGTAA
- the si:rp71-1g18.1 gene encoding oocyte zinc finger protein XlCOF29 isoform X2: MSLGSASLQAQVESVLGALVKAAALELVKLFESRTGASAEDAGHGEDNRENNKENNKEKQALDTLDAPCIGDTKRSIGVQVEEDFSLLLELSDESCLGEPKEMVVEGCLISLEDLLPEHNGREWSPLKDQIMAEAVDMVESSVLEAESPADNDVKTEVVLHELGQTSQGGSTPSTPADQKPIVIQADTTDASELKVKFVCPLILWPDSTAPKPEDSEKPIQAEPQQACVSTAKGTAYSPSSSDGTVTPTRDGVWERIPSPKDTHNHLQMKLKLASQDQKLLHPCAVQLVNVLTLPESELKTRSDAGNTHTAKHKSGWPLPKDLRRHQGAHTGHRLCCFTQCENGIWRLQNIVTHCRDGYICNICGKAFKHRKILRRHERFHTGERPYCCELCPKTFALRKNLRRHERFHTGERPHTCSQCGKSFRLRDNLKAHLRFHSGEKPFSCDKCGKLFRIMRNLESHQLSQCEFFIPSFRTIAGL, encoded by the exons ATGTCTTTGGGCTCGGCGAGCCTGCAGGCGCAGGTGGAGTCTGTGCTGGGCGCGCTGGTCAAAGCGGCGGCGCTGGAGCTGGTGAAGCTGTTCGAGAGCAGAACCGGAGCCTCGGCGGAGGATGCGGGCCACGGGGAGGACAACAGGGAAAACAACAAGGAAAACAACAAGGAAAAGCAAGCACTGGATACGCTGGACGCTCCGTGCATCGGAGACACGAAGCGCAGCATCGGTGTGCAAGTGGAGGAGGACTTCAGTCTGCTGCTGGAGCTCTCTG ATGAAAGCTGCCTGGGGGAGCCCAAAGAGATGGTGGTGGAAGGGTGTCTGATTTCATTAGAAGACCTCCTCCCTGAACACAATGGCCGAGAGTGGTCGCCCCTGAAGGATCAG ATCATGGCGGAAGCTGTTGATATGGTGGAGTCAAGTGTCCTTGAAGCAGAGTCTCCAGCTGATAACGATGTCAAAACAGAAGTTGTTTTGCATG AGTTAGGACAGACGTCACAGGGTGGATCTACGCCGAGTACGCCTGCTGACCAGAAGCCCATCGTGATTCAAGCAGACACAACTGATGCTTCAGAGTTGAAGGTGAAGTTTGTTTGTCCGTTAATTCTGTGGCCAGATTCTACAGCTCCCAAACCTGAGGATTCAGAAAAGCCCATTCAAGCGGAGCCTCAGCAAGCGTGCGTCAGCACCGCCAAGGGCACGGCCTACAGCCCGTCCTCATCCGATGGAACTGTAACCCCCACCCGGGACGGGGTCTGGGAAAGGATCCCCTCTCCAAAAGATACTCACAACCACCTCCAGATGAAACTGAAACTGGCGTCTCAGGATCAGAAGCTGCTGCACCCCTGTGCGGTGCAGCTCGTAAACGTGCTCACGCTGCCCGAGTCTGAGCTGAAGACTCGAAGCGACGCTGGAAACACTCACACCGCCAAGCACAAGTCAGGCTGGCCTCTACCCAAAGACCTCCGTCGCCATCAAGGTGCTCACACGGGCCACCGACTCTGCTGCTTCACCCAGTGTGAAAACGGCATCTGGCGTCTCCAGAACATCGTCACCCACTGCCGTGACGGATACATTTGCAACATCTGTGGGAAAGCATTCAAGCACAGGAAAATCCTCCGGCGTCACGAGCGCTTCCACACCGGAGAGAGGCCGTACTGTTGCGAGTTGTGCCCCAAGACATTCGCCCTGAGAAAGAACCTCCGCCGTCACGAGCGCTTTCACACGGGGGAGCGGCCGCACACCTGCTCGCAGTGCGGCAAGAGCTTCCGACTGCGAGACAACCTGAAAGCACACTTGAGGTTTCACTCCGGAGAGAAGCCTTTCAGCTGTGACAAGTGCGGTAAGCTGTTCAGGATCATGAGGAATCTGGAGAGTCACCAACTGAGCCAATGCGAATTCTTCATCCCGTCATTTAGAACGATCGCTGGCTTGTAA
- the LOC133452047 gene encoding E3 ubiquitin/ISG15 ligase TRIM25-like produces the protein MFKKLNYQRGVLLTVCFRLQTPKCLVCRGLGQSRTSLQLLCSCFKVGSGMEEGELTRLGELLMCPVCQEIFKDPRQLPCGHSLCIGCLENLMDHSLDSSHRCPDCRANFGEIDGLHRSYALANIAEDFRLNKRRREKKAESVYCDCCVESRVLAVKTCLKCEVSMCKEHVKGHVELPAFTGHPLVEPLSDLLERKCPQHQDEVLRFYCNSSRRYICNICALQSKQHGSMATEISAVLRRQMTESMDQHFKTLTEQVLASADAVNKLQEGIQHDRLRMKPVDTRLNGVTIVLLFLWFIVLYYAYSYSVENQSLTLSLHTEQSRVHQIYSTITELLIDHPFKNQKPPEAEHKEGCNVDLNEKLKAPCTATA, from the exons ATgtttaaaaaactaaactacCAACGAGGAGTTTTACTCACCGTCTGTTTTCGTCTCCAGACACCTAAATGTTTGGTGTGCAGGGGTTTAGGACAGAGTAGGACGAGTTTACAACTActctgcagctgttttaaaGTGGGGTcagggatggaggagggagagcTCACCCGGCTTGGGGAACTGCTCATGTGCCCAGTGTGTCAAGAGATCTTCAAAGATCCTCGGCAGCTTCCCTGTGGACACAGCTTGTGCATTGGCTGTCTGGAAAACCTGATGGACCACTCCTTAGACTCATCTCACCGGTGTCCAGACTGCAGGGCAAACTTTGGAGAGATCGACGGGTTACACAGAAGCTATGCACTGGCCAACATAGCAGAGGACTTCAGGTTGAACAAGAGGAGGAGG gaaAAGAAAGCAGAATCTGTGTACTGCGACTGTTGCGTGGAGAGCAGAGTTCTGGCTGTTAAAACGTGTCTGAAATGTGAGGTGTCAATGTGCAAAGAGCACGTCAAGGGCCACGTAGAGCTGCCCGCGTTCACGGGACACCCCTTGGTGGAGCCTCTGAGTGACCTCCTGGAGAGGAAATGCCCCCAGCACCAGGACGAGGTGCTGAGGTTCTACTGCAACTCATCCAGGAGATATATCTGCAACATCTGTGCTCTGCAGAGCAAGCAGCATGGCAGCATGGCCACGGAGATCTCCGCTGTCCTCCGGAGACAGATGACT GAGAGCATGGACCAGCACTTCAAAACACTTACAGAGCAGGTGTTAGCGTCCGCTGATGCTGTGAACAAACTGCAGGAAGGCATTCAGCATGAT AGATTGAGAATGAAACCCGTGGACACGCGCCTCAACGGCGTCACAATAGTCCTGCTCTTCCTTTGGTTCATAGTTCTGTATTATG CATACAGCTACTCTGTGGAAAATCAAAGCCTAACTTTGTCGCTGCATACGGAGCAAAGCCGAGTGCATCAAATCTATTCTACCATTACAG AACTCTTGATTGACCATCCCTTCAAGAACCAGAAACCTCCTGAAGCTGAGCACAAAG aaggATGTAACGTGGATTTGAATGAGAAACTAAAGGCTCCATGTACAGCCACCGCGTAG